A single Streptomyces sp. Edi2 DNA region contains:
- a CDS encoding ABC transporter permease: MSGLRSFAVRRLLLGVAQTVAVVVLVFAFTEALPGDAAVALAGDQPDPAHIEAIREAMHLDRAAPERLADWVTGLLHGDLGTSLTSGRPVSSYVTGGFGPTLLLAALTMALLVPIGFGLGMLAARHAGGLIDRLVSSVTLAVYAVPEFALGVLLVTVLALRLGWLPPTAVGYGTDLLAHPAALVLPVLVLLSRPVCSLARLVRAGMIDALASPYVAQARRYGISGARLHLTHALPGALPAAAQQLARTLDWLLCGVIVVEALYAIPGLGTVLLNAVAECDVPVVQGLAVLFGVLTVVLNLGADLVAHRLAPRAGVVA; the protein is encoded by the coding sequence GTGAGCGGACTGCGCTCCTTCGCCGTCCGGCGGCTGCTCCTCGGCGTCGCACAGACCGTGGCCGTGGTGGTGTTGGTCTTCGCGTTCACCGAGGCACTGCCGGGCGACGCCGCCGTGGCGCTGGCCGGGGACCAGCCGGACCCCGCCCACATCGAGGCCATCCGGGAAGCGATGCACCTCGACCGGGCCGCCCCCGAGCGTCTGGCCGACTGGGTGACCGGCCTGCTCCACGGCGACCTCGGAACCTCGCTCACCTCCGGACGCCCGGTGAGCTCGTACGTCACCGGCGGCTTCGGCCCCACCCTGCTGCTGGCCGCACTCACCATGGCGCTGCTCGTCCCGATCGGCTTCGGCCTCGGCATGCTGGCCGCCCGCCACGCGGGAGGGCTGATCGACCGGCTGGTCAGCTCCGTGACCCTCGCCGTGTACGCGGTACCGGAGTTCGCTCTCGGAGTGCTGCTGGTGACCGTCCTGGCGCTCCGGCTGGGCTGGCTGCCGCCGACCGCCGTCGGCTACGGCACGGATCTGCTCGCCCATCCCGCCGCCCTGGTCCTGCCCGTGCTGGTCCTGCTCTCCCGCCCTGTCTGCTCGCTGGCCCGGCTGGTGCGCGCCGGCATGATCGACGCGCTCGCCTCCCCGTACGTGGCGCAGGCCCGCCGCTACGGCATCTCCGGGGCACGCCTCCACCTCACCCATGCCTTGCCGGGCGCCCTTCCCGCTGCCGCGCAGCAGCTCGCGCGCACCCTCGACTGGCTGCTGTGCGGTGTGATCGTCGTCGAAGCCCTCTACGCGATTCCTGGCCTGGGCACTGTCCTGCTCAATGCCGTCGCCGAGTGCGATGTGCCCGTCGTGCAGGGACTGGCCGTGCTGTTCGGCGTCCTGACCGTCGTGCTGAACCTCGGTGCCGATCTGGTCGCCCACCGGCTGGCGCCGCGGGCGGGGGTGGTCGCGTGA